ACTCGGTGGTATTTCATCCGGTGCTGCCATTTATGCCGCCCTTGAAGTGGCAAAGAAATTAGGCAAGGGCAAGAAAGTGCTTGCGATCATCCCGAGCAACGGTGAACGCTATTTAAGTACACCGCTTTATCAATTTGATGAAGAATAAGCCATACCGATCCCGAGGGTCCGACTCTCGGGGTCTTTTTTTATGGAACTTTCGGACTTATCCGGGAAGGAAGTGGTTGTTCAAAACAGCCTGCTTTAGAAAAGGCTTCTATTTCCCTGTGTTCTGCCTCCATCGCAATTTCAAGTATTTTACGATGAAACCTGCCAAAAGTTCATGTATCATAAAAGTAGATAAAAATTAGGAGTGTGAAGGGTCAGTGCAGCACCTGTATTTTCATAAAAACGAGACAACCAAAGAGAAATTTTTCGCAGCATATGAACAGTTAAGCCAACATCGAACACATCATATTTTGTTAGAAAGCGGCCGGGGTGGACGATACAGCGTTGCTGGACTTGAACCTAAAGTATTACTTCAGAGTGTAGCTGACGGGCTGCTGATCCAAGGCGCTGACGGGAAGGAGACGATACCGGGAGATCCGTTGATTGAGATGGAGAAGTGGATGAAGCCCCTTCAGACGGAAAGGTTGGAAGAGTTGCCTGACTTTCAAGGGGGGGTGATCGGCTTCCTCAGCTATGACTATGCCAGGAGAATTGAGAACCTGCCTTCTGTAAGCCATGATGATCTTGAGGTGCCGGACCTGTACTTTTACTATCTCGACCGCTGGGCAGTATTCGATCATCAGGAAAACACGGCCTGGACGATGATCCTTTCAGACGAGGGAACCCAAACGGCTGAACAGCAGTTGAAGGAATGGACCGGCTTGTGGACGGATGCACTGATCAATTCTGAAGGCGAGACGGATCGGGACATTATCCGCCAGACTCCTGCCGAGATCGAGAAGTCGATGGATGAAGCGGCGTTTTCAGAAGCGGTGGAGAAGATTCAGGCTTATATCTCACAAGGGGATGTATTCCAGGTGAATCTGTCTGTGCGTCAATCACAACAGCTTCAGGCAGAGCCTTACACTGTTTATAAAAAACTGCGGGAGTTGAATCCTTCTCCGTATATGAGTTATATCCACAGTCCTGATTTCCAGATCGTATCCGGATCGCCGGAACTCCTCGTCAAGA
The nucleotide sequence above comes from Bacillus sp. KH172YL63. Encoded proteins:
- the pabB gene encoding aminodeoxychorismate synthase, component I produces the protein MQHLYFHKNETTKEKFFAAYEQLSQHRTHHILLESGRGGRYSVAGLEPKVLLQSVADGLLIQGADGKETIPGDPLIEMEKWMKPLQTERLEELPDFQGGVIGFLSYDYARRIENLPSVSHDDLEVPDLYFYYLDRWAVFDHQENTAWTMILSDEGTQTAEQQLKEWTGLWTDALINSEGETDRDIIRQTPAEIEKSMDEAAFSEAVEKIQAYISQGDVFQVNLSVRQSQQLQAEPYTVYKKLRELNPSPYMSYIHSPDFQIVSGSPELLVKKQGGEVSTRPIAGTRSRGKDEAEDEKLALELIHNEKERAEHVMLVDLERNDLGRVCRYGTVEVNEFMVIEKYSHVMHIVSNVRGTLDETKTGADLIRSVFPGGTITGAPKVRTMEIIEELEPVRRGIYTGSIGWIGVNGDMELNIVIRTMLVKEGKGHIQAGAGVVIDSNPKYEYKESLKKAKALWVAKARAEGEEA